In one Silene latifolia isolate original U9 population chromosome 10, ASM4854445v1, whole genome shotgun sequence genomic region, the following are encoded:
- the LOC141607928 gene encoding uncharacterized protein LOC141607928 produces MTAVKPSSSSIIKNHKNCNKKCLNSLDFSISGSSSVVKLASNPVEIEPLDLDDLIADEETEAWELAFWKNSVICFILGGNPPWDVVEEFILGLWDEYGIDRISFMPFGVFLVRFKRSKDQEAVLNHGHFLFENKPLIVCPWNAQNSLTKSDVSVVPVWVRLLNLPLKFWGQGIPKISGLIGDYVKSDEPTEARTRLGYARVLIDVPFNQHPPQDVKFLDEAGNLVTINIEFEWLPILCKTCGGIGHIDNACKKTKRVPKPKQRVVQRWQPKAPVTKPQPQVPATKPPSPKVSMLGVPASPKIVPAVSTPRVSGANTGSIPLATPARAVIRLSRQELLDQGSQAAKFGQYTFMDALNNATPKFIHVLVHELATGSQFFLTMVYAFNGLSERKALWSRLQDMSGHIHSPWLICRDFNTVLAPSERLGGSTTEEEMEDFQNCLDVCHMVDMPATGSLFTWNNKQEAATRVFSRLDRALVNHEWIDQKKEFYAHFHPECCFDHTPCIIQRLCDMGQRKGSFKYFKEGRL; encoded by the exons ATGACGGCGGTTAAACCTTCATCGTCTTCAATcataaaaaatcataaaaattgcaaCAAAAAATGTCTTAATTCTTTGGATTTTTCAATCTCAGGATCTTCCTCTGTTGTCAAGCTTGCTTCAAATCCGGTTGAAATTGAGCCGTTGGACCTTGATGACCTTATTGCTGATGAAGAAACAGAGGCTTGG GAGCTTGCTTTTTGGAAGAATTCTGTAATTTGTTTCATCCTTGGGGGTAATCCTCCCTGGGATGTTGTTGAAGAATTTATTTTGGGATTATGGGATGAATATGGTATTGACAGGATTTCCTTCATGCCCTTTGGTGTCTTCCTTGTTCGTTTCAAGAGGTCAAAGGATCAGGAGGCTGTCTTAAACCATGGTCATTTCCTCTTTGAGAATAAGCCGTTGATTGTTTGTCCTTGGAATGCTCAAAATTCTCTAACTAAATCTGATGTTTCAGTTGTTCCTGTATGGGTTAGATTGTTGAACTTGCCATTAAAATTTTGGGGGCAGGGGATACCTAAAATCTCAGGTTTAATTGGAGACTATGTTAAAAGTGATGAACCAACAGAGGCTAGAACAAGGCTTGGATATGCTAGGGTTCTGATTGATGTCCCTTTCAATCAGCATCCCCCCCAAGATGTTAAGTTTCTAGATGAAGCAGGGAATTTGGTAACTATTAATATTGAGTTTGAATGGCTTCCAATCTTGTGTAAGACTTGTGGTGGCATAGGACACATTGATAATGCTTGTAAGAAAACCAAACGTGTTCCTAAGCCTAAGCAGAGGGTAGTGCAGAGGTGGCAACCAAAGGCCCCAGTGACTAAACCACAGCCACAGGTGCCTGCTACTAAACCTCCCTCTCCTAAGGTTTCAATGCTTGGGGTTCCTGCTAGCCCAAAGATTGTCCCTGCAGTCTCTACTCCTAGAGTCTCAGGGGCTAATACTGGGAGTATTCCGTTGGCCACCCCTGCTAGAGCTGTCATCAGACTCAGCAGGCAGGAGTTATTGGATCAGGGTAGCCAGGCTGCTAAATTTGGACAGTACACCTTCATGGATGCACTAAACAATGCTACCCCAAAA TTCATACATGTCCTAGTGCATGAGCTGGCCACTGGCTCTCAGTTTTTTCTTACTATGGTGTATGCGTTTAATGGTTTATCTGAAAGGAAGGCTTTATGGAGTAGACTTCAGGACATGAGTGGTCACATTCATAGTCCATGGCTCATTTGTCGGGATTTTAATACTGTGTTGGCTCCTAGTGAAAGGCTAGGAGGGAGTACCACTGAGGAAGAAATGGAGGATTTTCAAAATTGTCTTGATGTTTGTCATATGGTTGATATGCCTGCTACTGGATCCTTATTTACTTGGAATAACAAACAGGAGGCGGCTACAAGGGTTTTCAGCAGACTTGATAGAGCACTTGTAAACCATGAATGGATTGATCAGAAGAAAGAGTTTTATGCTCATTTCCATCCTGAATGTTGCTTTGATCACACTCCTTGCATCATTCAGAGACTGTGTGATATGGGGCAAAGGAAAGGAAGCTTTAAatattttaaggagggaagactgtaa